Part of the Chlorocebus sabaeus isolate Y175 unplaced genomic scaffold, mChlSab1.0.hap1 unalloc_scaffold_251, whole genome shotgun sequence genome is shown below.
gggattttcattgacctccagaggaaagaggaggcacatgcctggctgCAAGCAGGGAAGATCTATTACCTCCTGCGGCAGAGCGAGCTGGTGGACCTGTACATCCAGGTGAGTGGCAAGGGATGCAGGAGGACTCCTGTGCTGTTCactctctgtccatccacccatccattcacccttccatcatctatttacctgttcatccttccatccatccatccatcatccatccgtctgtcctttcatccatccatcattcatccatccttttatcatccatctattcacccgtctatccatccattcacctgtccatccacccatccgttcatccttccatcacctatttacctgttcattcttctatccatccatcatccatccatccatcatgcaTCCACTCGCTtgctcatccttccatccatccatccattcacctgttcatccatccatccctttatCATCCATTGATTCAGCCACCATCCGTCCATCTGTTCGtccgttcatccttccatcatccatccattcacctgttcatccatccatcatccatccatcatccatccacctaccaattgatctttccattcatccatcctctcacccatccatccattcaccgttcgtccatccacccacccaccaatctacctattaatgcatccctccattcatctatctgtccatttgtttatccatacattcgtctgtccaccatctatccatccacatgtacatacatcatctaccctccacccatccatacattatctacccacccatacatacacacatcattccacccacccacccatccatccattcatccatccatccatccaagcattcatctatccacacacccttccatccatccatgtgtcttcatctcctcatccattcatccatccatccactcattcctaagccactgctgagcacctgttgtgtgccttttccctccctccaactggttccctcacatcctcctccggtggccagcatcttctccctgagggcagaggcgcGGCCCCTCACAGTGCACAGCACTTGCTGGTATACAGCACATCCTCAAATAATGTGACCACTCagttaacacacagaagaacttgCTCCAAGCGACACGTGGCACATCTCCTTACAAAATGAATCTATCATAGTGgctgttttcagaggctttccGAAACACTGTGTGATCTGGTACAAATTGTGAAGCCCAGGAGCCTGGTGAAGctttcattattgagcacctgctgtatacctccttgagctgaggagagggatcaagagctcatggccaagaggggaccaggcccacccacaaACACTGAAACACTGCTGATGTGGCAGGGATGTGACAACGCAGAAAGGAGACaggggctgggctcccagcaatctaggggccacggagactggtttgagtgcagGGGGAGTGGGCTAGGGCTACCCCTGGTGGTAGGATTCACAGGTGTcgggctcctgggctgcagctgctcagtcacctcctggcactcaggcgcatcagttcattgtcctcatgccagtggtgggggcagcctccatgcacagggtctgaaaaatgctcAGGTGTACCTGTAGTGTGTGGGAGAAAAGAGGCTGGCAAAGGTGCGCGTAGCCACGTTGCTAGGTGTGGGTCTGGAGcgaacttctgtctcctttcaggtgGCACAGAATGTGGACGTGCACACAGGCGACCccaacctggggctggagctgttgGAGGCAGTTGGAGACATCTTCTTCAATGggccctgggagcaggaggaaggcatGCCCTTCTACCGAgtgagctggcctgtgggctgatgtgggtgggcctcagtggGGCACCTGGTGGTCTGAGGCATATGACCATGCCGCTGCCCGGGAAAAACGCTCGGAGCCTGGACGTGACAATTGCTCTACCCTTGTACCTGATGACCTCAAGCAACCATGAGTGGGAAGTCCTgtccccatcttccagatgaggaaactgaggctcagagaggcacagggacatgtcaaaggacacacagcatatcagtgggaggcccaggtctgcatgtACCCCGAAGTGGGAcgacttctcctttcctctgagctcacagtgtggctcagccctgggcacagatcAGTGTGGTGTTTCTAGAGCAGAGAGGAGTGTTGGCTCCCCCCAGTCAGACCCCCAGTGctcaggtgggagaggctggttTGAGGCTGTCGGGAGTAGCTGGATGGGCCTCAGGTGACTCTTCAGCCCCCAACTTGGGTGTCTGAACTATGTGTTATCCCACAGCACAGAGCTGTGTCGAGGTGCAGGAGTAGCTGGGGTGTGGGAAGCTCCAAGCACATGTTTGAGCTCTGACGAGGACGCTGCGCAAGGTGGGTGCTGTGGGAAAcctgaccccacctgcctgtgtggtaggaccaggccctgcccctggcaGTGACTACGGACAACCGCAGGGTGGAGCCGCAGCTACAGCTGTGCAGCAAGCTGGTGGCACTCCTGGTCACAATGGAGAAGCCACAGGAGAGCTTGGAGGTTGCCCACATGGTCCTAGCACTCAGCATCACTCTGGGTACGTCCCCTGAGCCCCCACCCTGCCAGGACCCACACtttgccagagcccagcctctgggtctgcaggccaggagctgaaacagctgctgcattttcctggtctcctgtccaggcaggcagatctgcccAACTGGCTTCCCCGTCCGGCTGTGGGGCACAGCCCGAGGTCTCTCACGCAGTGCAGAGCTCCCTGCCTGCCTGatttctgcttcctctgcctgttcccgctgctgaccacaagggccgcccagtgtgccctctgccttccagacatgccaggcatctcgttggtccctgtatgtgccaggctgagtggcacaTTCCCTTTGTCTTGTGCCTTTCCCACCGTCATCAACCACACGGCTCTCTGGCTGATAAAATCCCAGTTCCCCTTCCAGCAGTCTGCCCCTTAAGGCCGGGCATcccctggtgctgtgccagggtcGTCTGTCCCCCTCCAGAGACAGGGAACCCTAGGCAGGCCACATGTGCCAGTGCCTTGTGTCCTGTGGaccagtacacagtaggtgtgcagctGACTTCCCAAGGTAGGGGGATCTGATCGTGACACACCCAGGAGGAGTCAGATGTCACAtctgtgggttgcctggagctggggtaCCCAGGAGCACCTGAACTGCATGGGCTCCCCTGGTTAAAaccagtgagcaaaggcaggtggctatgtgtagacacagagctgggccatcCAGGTCCGACTTTGCCAAAGCCTCACAGTAGACAGGGGCAGGCCTTATTAATTCTGCTTTCCAGACGGGAAAGTGAGTCTGGGAACCCAGAAGGGAATGGCCAGAGCTGCCCaggtgaccacaggtgcctggaggCAAGCCACGAGTGCTGCCTGGGGTCTGTATAcctgctcctgaggggcctgtgccctgcctgccccagggagccacgtcctcacacctgcccctttgGCCTGCACCCCAGGGGACCGGCTGAATGAGCGCGTGGCCTACCACCGGCTGGCCACCCTGCACCACCGGCTGGGCCATGACAAGCTGGCGGAGCACTTCTACCTCAAGACCCTGCAGCTCTGCAACTTGCCACTGGGGTTCGACGAGGAGAACCTCTACTACGTGAAGGTGTACCTGATGCTCCGTGACATCATCTTCTACGAcctgaaggtgggagggaggggcagggctcggggTGTTCCCAGTCCCCTTGGAGTGGGATCTCCACCCAGCCCcgaggcctgggttccagccttccTTAGAAATGGCCCAGTGGCCGCCCTGGAGCTCTATGCCCGGCTGGAGGAGCCAGCAAGGTTAGCAGATACAATTCAGCTCCCAagatggccaggccccaccctcaggaactcagtctcagccagggaggctgacacatgagtgGGCAATGGTGGCCTCTGGGTTAAGAAGGAGGATTGTAGTCAGGGaggccctcctggaggaggtgacatcaaagctgagtcttgacagtcaagtgtcaaggtgcatttaacaaagaaaatagggTCGGGAGAAGGACATTTCGGAGGACAGCATCATCCTCACATTGAATCCACGTTGCAAGATCCAACCCAAATCCTggcacctcctctaggaagcctgcgcagggtgccagcctgcacggagcaactccttcctggagtcccgagacaccttgaatcttcacatcacccaggaagggtggggtgggaccagtatcttaccattgggttcacaaacagggaaaccccagctcagggcaggtgcagtggggcggggccccagccagccaggctgaGGCCTTGCCGGGTCGGGTGTGTCTGGAGGGGACGTGCTGTGCTCTGTCTGCCCCAGCCTTGCAGGGCTGGAGAGCTGGGACTGGCAGACTCAGACCTGGGGTGTCTCTACCCCTCTGCCCAGCAGGCACCGCCCTTCCTTAGCATCACACCGGCACCGCGTCAGTACTCGTTATGGGCTGAGGGGCCCGGGCACTCCAGTCCAGGGGCCGAGATCTTGGAGGCCTTAGAACAACTTGAGGAGCGGGGCAGCCCTAAGACCCTGCCCTGTATCCCCCACTGCAGGCCTACAGCGGCCCGATATGCCTCAGCCCAGTGCTGGCGACACCTGGTGGTCAGATGtggtccctgtggcctcccaagtcccagccagacaTGGAGGTGCCAGGTGTCAGGCCTAGGGGGACGCTGCTCACTGCTCAGGGGCTTGCCTGGGACCCAGGGGGACGGGCCTCCCAGAAGaggcctttctctctcttggtcaagcctgccgcccactccgcctgtccaggagaaaggaaagcgcCAAGTAGTACCTGAGAGGCCAAAGTCCATGGTTGGGGTCGGGGGACAGtggcctccttcacctccttcccatgcacagccctctgggCCTCATCGTGACTATGCTGTCAGCGCAGGCCagcttcccacagggaggcccccttggaattccccaagggcggctgtctttccaaggctacaccctcctccttgtataggaggctctggacccagggcccagaggagtgggagaaaaagcCGGGCTGGATGGGACCTGGAAGGTTGGCAGAGAAGCAGGGGTAAATGGGCATCTTTGCCAACTGCCTCTAAAATGGTGTCCCCTTTAGTCTACACATGAGAGTGAGCCCTGGAATAGGGTGGATTAGGTGTGTCCTGGCTCAGCCTGCCACTCAGTAGCTGCTGTACACACTACAGGCAGATGAAAAtgcgcacaggcacacacacagggacacgtACGCACAGGCACATGTAGAGACATATGCtttggctggctccttcctgtttagttgggaagtccccaccccttcaggaagcctttgcctttcacccctggctgagtctgggacctcctgggcttccctctgccACAGCCCGGGCCACCCTGTGTGGTCAGTGTTCAATCCCGAGGCCCTCAGACTGGGAGCAAGGACATTAGGCTCAGCCACgcacccagcacagagtccaGTGTTCGGCTGGGCCGGGTGCATTGGATGAGCAGTGGCGGTGACTTGGGGCCTTCTCACGCCCCTGCTCCGTGTGTGGGGTGGGACAGTGAGGGAATGGACTGCTGCATCTTGGACTTTGTCATTGGGAGCCATCTTGAGATGGTAaagagggacaggccaggcatgggtctCAGAGAGGTCCCTTAGGTGACCCCCatgtggaggaggagcctggggagaagccgggtgggggatgggagggtcaaGGAGGAGGTCTGGGAGATGGCATCCCATCCCAGCGATGGTGAGTTTGAGCCAAAGATGCATTGACAATGGGAGTGGATATCTGGGGAGTCACATTCTGTCAATATTTCAGGGAACATTGCCAAAGAGGACACCTTAGAGATGGTTTTCTACCTGGCCTGGCCCGTGGAGGGCCTGGAAATGGTCAGCATGGacaggggccagaggggagcctgggtcactcaacactgtgcccctgctgtggcttggagccacgggtcctgcatggaactctcagagcaggcaggatctgccctgacctcagcccatggggaaagcagccactgcctgcagagagggtggcactggggcaggaggcttggggtgAGTGGGGCGTAGGGACAGTCAGGAAGTCTTCCAGGGGTATCAGGGtcgtccccacctcctgcagctgagaccacagcagtgTCACAGGCTTCGGGGTTCATGGGGTGAGCCAGCATTGGCTGGACATGTGGAATGACCTGGAGACAGGAATGGCCTCTGGGAAGATGGGCTCCGAGTCCCCCTTTTGCTGAGCATGGCCTGTCTCCTTCAGAACCCGTTTGATGCAGCCAGGTACTACCAGCTGGCACTGGCAGCCGCCgtggacctgggcaacaagaaggcacagctgaagatctacacgcggctggccaccatctcccacaacttcctcctggacagcGAGAAGTCGCTCTTCTTCTACCAGAGGGCCAGGACCTTTGCCACCGAGCTCAACGTCCACAGGGTCAACCTACCTCCTCTGCCACCCTGCGGGTGGGCCCCTTGGTTGACCCCAGCCACCCTCGCTGAGGACAGCATCCAAGGGAGTGGGTATTGTGCAAGGAGGAtggtctcctgcctctcctggtgtctcccGTGGCTCATTTTCTGGGAAATGGAGGAATGAAAGCAGGGTTCATatagcaataaattttttttttgcaataacataccgaagtccccagggcatccttccctgtgtgcttcctgggctgggtctaggggccagctccttccctggtggcagccctctgatcttggggatgagaaggaCCCTGAGTCCAACAGACCTGGGCCAGGTCACCATGAACCTCGGTTTCCTCGGCGGCCagaggggagatggtggtggaaCTCCCTGGGCAGGTCCCTGTTCTCCCTGCTCAGAGCTTTTACTGCAGGTCTCGTGCTGCtcttgcctttaaccttcagGCCACTGTGCCCAAATGTGGGGGCTCCAttgaagaaatagaggcacagagaggttaggtgtctggcccaccgtcacacagcaggtaggggCGGAAACGAAGAGCCCAGTACACtgaccaccacaccaccctgccagcctgcagCCAGGAAGGTGTCCCCCATTAGGACCCAAGGTCAGCTCCTGGAGCTCTCTTGTGGTGTCAGGAGAGCCACAGGCCAGTGAGGGTGGCGACGGGGATCCCTCACTTAGTGTCCTCTGCTCCCAGACTTGGTTGGGCCGAGCCTGGCCAGTCCTACCTCTGGCCACTGGTCAGCCCTGCGGGAAGTGAGATGCAGGGATTTCCGCCTGTGTAGACGCTGCTACCCAGTATTGAAAGCCTTATCTGGGCTGACCCCAGCCATCCTCACATGCCCCTCCCCTTCTGGCCCCCAGCCCTCATCCCAGAGCCAGGAATCCcaggttttccttcttggaatctcttggccccagggaacacagttcacacggtctctttgccagtttacacaagaaaacagaggttcagagacTATGGGTGTCTCACTTGATTCTCACGTACACTGCACTCTCCCAGGCCcctcttttaaacactttaaatgaggTGACTTTCACATCGCATGCAACTATTTCAACGCGAATAATGTGGTGGCATTTGTGCATTCACAGTCCTGTGCAACCACTCACGCCatctagtttcaaaatgtattcatctccccagaagaaacctccCATCCTCACTAAGCAGTTACCCCTCCTTGGTATCCCCCAAGCCCCTCGTTTaatggaaggggaaactgaggcccggagagagACTTGCCATTAGGCGGAGCTCTGATAATAAGGAATCAGGCACCCATCTGCTGGTTCAATcctgggttggttttccacccagcagaggtgacagagccaggaggttctgggaccccatgcttgcagccagagccctaccctgagcctccccagcagggggcagcagagagctttccagaaccAGCAGCGGGTCAGAGCTGCTGACAAACCTCACGAAGACCCCAGATCGCTGTCTCTGTGGGTTGGGTTTGGGAATTGGAGAGGAGGCCGCATGATTGGAAACTTGAAGACAGCACGGCCTGGCTGGAGCAGCCGGAAGCGCCGTCacgttgagtgaggacacagacctCCTGCCCG
Proteins encoded:
- the LOC140711173 gene encoding LOW QUALITY PROTEIN: SH3 domain and tetratricopeptide repeat-containing protein 1-like (The sequence of the model RefSeq protein was modified relative to this genomic sequence to represent the inferred CDS: inserted 1 base in 1 codon; substituted 1 base at 1 genomic stop codon): MFCSFSDEEELTECLAHARGAAKKAGLFMTRVRAIVDCLVALAWLHVLHGQSLVTLNILQSVQDAVVAREDQRXVMANMLAVAVKRTGRTRQAAEGYYCALXAAWDLGHWRNQAVVLANFGTLCLHASGSRLAQHYLLGTMRLFSRLPCRECGRDFTHVLLQLGHLCTRQGPAQQGKGYYEWALLVTVEIGHVENQLRAVQWLCYFYSAVMPSEAQYVIYHDLQLSLARKVADKVLEGQLLETISQLYLSLGTERDSRAYKSSLDYTKRSLGIFIDLQRKEEAHAWLQAGKIYYLLRQSELVDLYIQVAQNVDVHTGDPNLGLELLEAVGDIFFNGPWEQEEGMPFYRDQALPLAVTTDNRRVEPQLQLCSKLVALLVTMEKPQESLEVAHMVLALSITLGDRLNERVAYHRLATLHHRLGHDKLAEHFYLKTLQLCNLPLGFDEENLYYVKVYLMLRDIIFYDLKNPFDAARYYQLALAAAVDLGNKKAQLKIYTRLATISHNFLLDSEKSLFFYQRARTFATELNVHRVNLPPLPPCGWAPWLTPATLAEDSIQGSGYCARRMVSCLSWCLPWLIFWEMEE